The Bremerella cremea genome includes a window with the following:
- a CDS encoding efflux transporter outer membrane subunit gives MRSVSSRLTPICLLLCLSAIGCTSFKEYVSNRFKVGSDYKRPDVPIADEWIDSNNPKVSSEEANLRSWWLVFEDPVLNNLVQTAYQQNITLREVGFRVAEARAQRGVVAGNLFPQTQDVIGDFTHTQRSTQTALFPQVDPNSPFANLAARQYGNWRVGGSLAWELDFWGRYRRAIEAADARLDSSIEEYDDALVLLIGEVASTYIELRTVDQRLEVARQNGTLQAESVRVAQARFDAMAVNSELDTPQAKSNLGNTLAAIEALEIQRRRSQNRLAVLMGMPPHDLSYLLEGSRDIPVPPDVVSAGVPADLIWNRPDVRRAERLVAAQSEEIGIAQAELYPHISINGLLSWDAAHFSDIFKGGAFGGTIGPSFRWNILNYGRLLNNIRVQDARFQQLIANYQQTVLTANEEAENAIVSYLHFSEQVQVLDESARQALEAERVAQVKYREGEIDFNRLYSVQQLLLSQQEALAAARGNAALSLVDLYRALGGGWEIRLDPVATTMPIQDEILLPTPVPESVLLPAPIAPAIPETP, from the coding sequence ATGCGTTCGGTTTCATCTCGTCTTACTCCAATCTGTCTTTTGCTGTGCTTGAGCGCGATTGGTTGTACCAGCTTTAAAGAGTACGTCTCGAACCGATTCAAGGTTGGTTCTGACTACAAACGGCCTGACGTGCCGATTGCCGATGAATGGATCGACTCCAACAATCCCAAGGTTTCCAGCGAAGAGGCGAATCTTCGATCGTGGTGGTTGGTATTTGAAGATCCCGTTCTAAACAATCTGGTTCAAACGGCATATCAGCAAAATATCACGCTACGTGAAGTTGGTTTTCGAGTTGCCGAAGCGCGGGCACAGCGAGGCGTTGTCGCTGGGAATCTCTTTCCTCAGACTCAAGACGTAATCGGTGACTTTACACATACCCAACGCAGCACGCAGACAGCCCTCTTTCCACAAGTCGACCCGAATTCGCCTTTCGCGAACCTAGCGGCAAGGCAATATGGCAATTGGCGTGTGGGAGGGAGCTTGGCGTGGGAGTTAGACTTCTGGGGACGCTACCGTCGCGCGATCGAAGCAGCTGACGCACGTTTAGATAGTTCCATCGAAGAATACGACGATGCCCTCGTATTACTGATTGGGGAAGTCGCGTCCACATATATTGAGTTGCGGACAGTCGATCAACGCCTTGAAGTGGCCCGCCAGAATGGAACGCTCCAAGCCGAAAGCGTCCGAGTCGCACAGGCTCGATTTGACGCCATGGCGGTCAACAGCGAACTGGATACACCGCAGGCGAAATCAAACCTCGGCAACACTTTGGCGGCAATCGAAGCACTTGAAATTCAACGCAGACGTTCTCAAAACCGCTTGGCAGTGTTGATGGGAATGCCCCCACACGACCTTTCCTACTTACTCGAAGGTTCAAGAGATATCCCTGTTCCTCCCGATGTGGTCTCGGCGGGCGTTCCTGCGGACTTGATTTGGAATCGGCCAGACGTGCGGAGGGCAGAACGACTTGTGGCGGCTCAAAGCGAGGAAATCGGCATTGCCCAGGCGGAGTTGTATCCCCATATTTCGATCAATGGACTGCTTTCGTGGGATGCAGCTCACTTCTCGGATATTTTTAAAGGCGGTGCCTTTGGCGGTACCATCGGCCCATCTTTTCGCTGGAATATCTTGAACTACGGACGTCTGCTAAACAACATCCGTGTTCAAGACGCTCGATTCCAACAGTTGATCGCGAACTATCAGCAAACGGTTTTGACGGCCAACGAGGAAGCCGAAAACGCAATCGTTTCGTATCTACACTTTTCAGAACAAGTTCAGGTTCTCGATGAAAGTGCTCGACAAGCGCTCGAGGCGGAACGAGTGGCACAGGTCAAATACCGTGAAGGGGAGATCGACTTCAATCGCCTGTACAGTGTCCAGCAACTACTACTTAGCCAGCAAGAAGCCTTAGCTGCTGCCCGCGGAAATGCGGCGCTCAGCCTGGTGGACTTGTATCGGGCATTGGGTGGAGGTTGGGAAATCCGGCTCGATCCGGTTGCGACCACTATGCCTATCCAGGATGAAATTCTCTTACCAACTCCCGTACCCGAATCTGTTTTACTTCCCGCTCCGATTGCTCCAGCTATTCCCGAAACCCCATAG
- a CDS encoding TetR/AcrR family transcriptional regulator: MENLVKVRLTDRKREAILDAAVQEFGSSGFENTSMDRIAEVANASKRTVYNHFPSKEELFVAIVGRLKSRCNSVQEFTFDQEKPLESQLRKVAQAYMDLANSDEFKDLAKVVLPRFLQTPELAKQLLGDSRPGEQSLVNWIKDAQQAGRLTKSDPILVARQLRGMLDTFAFWPQILGSEPPLTKKQQTEIIRSTVRLILDHYATPA; this comes from the coding sequence ATGGAGAATCTCGTCAAAGTTCGTTTGACTGATCGAAAGCGAGAGGCGATCTTGGATGCGGCCGTTCAAGAGTTTGGCTCGTCCGGCTTCGAGAACACAAGCATGGACAGAATTGCAGAGGTTGCAAATGCTTCTAAGCGAACGGTTTACAATCATTTTCCTAGCAAGGAAGAGCTCTTTGTCGCGATTGTCGGACGTTTGAAATCTCGCTGCAATAGCGTCCAAGAATTCACATTCGACCAGGAAAAACCACTAGAGTCTCAACTCCGCAAAGTGGCCCAGGCTTATATGGACTTGGCGAATTCCGACGAGTTCAAAGACTTGGCGAAAGTCGTTCTGCCTCGATTTCTCCAGACTCCTGAGCTGGCAAAACAACTATTGGGAGATAGCAGGCCAGGCGAACAATCACTTGTTAATTGGATTAAGGACGCCCAGCAAGCCGGGCGGTTGACGAAGAGCGATCCAATTCTTGTCGCTCGGCAACTACGCGGGATGTTAGATACGTTCGCATTTTGGCCTCAGATTCTCGGGAGTGAACCGCCTCTTACCAAAAAACAACAGACTGAGATTATTCGTTCCACGGTCAGACTTATTCTTGATCACTACGCGACCCCGGCTTAA
- a CDS encoding efflux RND transporter periplasmic adaptor subunit, with amino-acid sequence MSDSSPRKTALSTVGHLVRRGIPLLVLGGVLVTAYYYFEHEDGHAPAHDAGPSHPTDPIPVSVFPPKFETIPLGGKFLGQTEASQVIEVRARVPGHIVQRNFQEGQLVQQGAKLFQIDSRPYEVELLQAQASLARAEAILNQAEVSKRRQETLEQRKATSQQALDAAQSDFQVAMAEVQLQKARIEAAKLQLQYTTIESPVTGRIGQVLTDVGNYISAGGGDPLVTIRKVDPIYVRFPITEHEMLKFRRQVSEGDVFAPPTEDLELEITLADGTIYPYHGRINFQDVQIDQNTGTMVVRGSVPNTNGDLMPGQFIHTTVLGPKRLNVIRVPQVAVRQTPTGASVYVINNDQKVETRPVELGDWSDGDTWIIESGLHEGDKVIVDRLMMLRPGMPVVPSQG; translated from the coding sequence ATGAGTGACTCCTCTCCTCGGAAAACGGCATTATCCACGGTCGGTCATTTGGTTCGCCGCGGCATTCCACTTCTCGTCCTTGGTGGAGTTCTGGTCACCGCTTACTACTATTTCGAGCATGAGGACGGGCACGCACCAGCCCATGATGCTGGCCCCAGTCACCCTACCGATCCGATTCCTGTTTCGGTATTCCCCCCCAAATTCGAGACGATTCCGCTCGGTGGCAAATTCCTCGGCCAGACAGAGGCTTCGCAAGTGATCGAAGTCCGGGCACGCGTCCCGGGGCACATCGTCCAACGCAATTTTCAGGAAGGGCAGCTTGTCCAACAAGGGGCCAAACTCTTTCAAATCGATTCGCGTCCGTACGAAGTCGAATTGTTGCAAGCCCAAGCGAGCCTAGCCCGTGCCGAGGCTATTTTGAATCAGGCAGAAGTCTCTAAACGCCGTCAAGAAACTCTTGAGCAAAGAAAAGCAACTTCCCAGCAAGCATTGGATGCCGCTCAATCTGATTTTCAAGTAGCAATGGCGGAAGTGCAATTACAAAAAGCACGTATCGAGGCTGCCAAACTGCAACTTCAATATACCACAATCGAATCTCCCGTAACGGGCCGTATTGGGCAGGTTCTTACCGATGTCGGCAACTACATTTCAGCTGGCGGAGGCGATCCGCTGGTCACGATCCGGAAGGTCGATCCTATTTACGTTCGTTTCCCAATCACGGAACACGAAATGTTGAAGTTTCGTCGGCAGGTTTCTGAAGGCGACGTTTTCGCACCACCTACAGAAGACTTAGAACTCGAAATTACGTTAGCAGATGGAACCATTTATCCCTATCACGGACGGATCAATTTTCAGGATGTGCAAATTGATCAGAATACCGGAACGATGGTCGTTCGCGGTAGTGTTCCCAACACAAACGGCGACTTAATGCCGGGGCAATTTATTCATACGACTGTTTTGGGACCGAAGCGTTTGAATGTTATTCGAGTTCCCCAAGTGGCGGTGCGTCAGACTCCGACCGGCGCTAGTGTCTATGTCATCAACAACGATCAGAAGGTCGAGACGCGCCCCGTCGAGCTAGGAGATTGGTCGGACGGCGATACGTGGATTATCGAAAGTGGGCTGCACGAAGGAGACAAAGTGATTGTCGACCGATTAATGATGCTGCGGCCTGGCATGCCAGTTGTCCCCAGCCAAGGA